The Paenarthrobacter aurescens region GCGTCCACGTCACCGGCAGTCCACCCCACCCGGCGCATATTGATGTGGAATTGAAGACCAACCGCTCAGCTCCGTGCCAGCTCACGTGCCTGGCGCCGTCCGTTGGCTCGGTGATGATCTACCAGTCGGCATCCATCCGAAGCAGCGTGCTTCAGCGGGGTTCCGAGTCCTCCGGCTGATCCAGATCCAGCGGCGATACGTCCTGCGGGGAGTCGAGGAGGCTCGGGGGTTTGGGCACGCGCGCCAGGAGGAGGCAGACGACTGTCAGCCAGGCGACCGCCACCGTCAACACCTCCGCCCACACGGATGCTCCTAGTTCCATGTAGAGATCATATGGCCGTTGATGGCAAAACTGTAAGTAGCCTTACTTTATTTGTGACTAACCTGGGTCATGCAGTGCTCCACTAGGCTTGGAGCATGACTCAGGCAGGGCGGAAGTAGTGGCGAAACGCGCTAAGGCGGGCAGGTCCCAGAGGTCGACGGCGGGAGTGGTGGAGGTGCCTGCCGGCACCCGCATTGACGGTCCGGCGGCTGGCGTCTACTACATCGATACCGGCGATTGCGAGTTGATCCAGGACCAGGACAACTCCAACGGCTGGCTGCTCAAGATCAACGGCGTCATGAGCTCCCACATTGATCTCGCGGACCCGCTTCTCCTCGAATTTGAGTACATGCGCTGGATTGCCGCGCTGGTGGAATCCCGATGGCCGCGGGAACTGAAGCCCAAACTCCGGGCCCTTCATTTGGGCGGAGGAGCGTGCTCCATGGCACGGTACTTCCATGCCGGATATCCGGAGGCGCGTCAGGTGGTGGTTGAGCTGGACGGGAAGCTGGCCGACTACGTTCGCGGCTGGTTCGACCTCCCCAAAGCGCCCCTGTTGCGGATCCGTGTGGGTGAGGCCCGGCAGGTTACGGAGTCGCTTAGCCCGGACAGCCGTGACCTCATTATTCGGGATGTTTTTGCCGGAGCCTTCACGCCACAGGCTTTGACCACGCGGGAGTTCACCGCCCATGCGGACTCCGTGCTTGCCCCCGATGGCCTGTACATAGTGAACTCCGGGGACGCCCCGGATCTGAAGAACGCCCGGGCCGACGCCGCCACCATCGCGGACACGTTTGAGCACACCATGATCATTGCCGATCCCGCCATGCTTAAGGGGCGGCGCTACGGCAACATGATCATGGCCGGCAGCCACGCACCTTTCGGCAACGATCCCACTCTTGCCCGCAGGCTTCTGGGTGGTGGCGTCCCGGCCCACATTTGGGACGATGCCAAGGTGCGTGCTTTCGCCAAAGGAACCCCGGTGCGGCACGATCCCCCGGTGGAGACGCCGGGGGAGGGCCCTTCAGCTTCGGCTGAGTGAGCTGTTCCAGGCTTCCCACAAATGGGCGTAGCGGCCCTCGGCTGCCAACAGTTCCTGATGAGAACCGGACTCCACAATGCGCCCCTGCTCCATGACCACCACGGTGTCCGCCGAGGTTGCCTGGGAGAGCCGGTGTGCGATCACCACTGAAGTCCGGCCCGCCAAAGCGGCCTCCGCAGCCTGGTCCAACATGGTGGCAGAACCCGTTCCGGCTTCTGCTGTGGCTTCATCGAGGACTGCGATGGGAGGGTCCTTGAGCATGAGCCGGGCCAAAGCAAGCTGTTGCGCCTGTTCGGGCGTGAGCTGGTGGCCGCCGGCACCTACGGAAGTGTCCAGTCCGTCGTCGAGCGCTGCAACCCAATCAGCTCCAACGGCCTGCAGGGCGTTCGAGAGCTGCTCCGCGGAAGCGTCCGGTTTGGCAAGCCGAAGGTCCTCGGCAAGTGTGCCGGAGAAGACGTGCACCTCCTGGCTGACCATCGCGATCCTCGAGTGCAGGTCCGCCGGCGCCGCGGAAGCAGAGTCCAGCCCGCCCACCCAGGCAGTCCCACTGCCAGGATGTTCCAGGCCCATGATGACCTTGGCGAGGGTAGTCTTCCCGGCGCCCGAAGTGCCCACAATGGCTACCCGCTCAGCCGGACGCACCGTCAGTGAGACGCCGCGGAGTGCAGGGCGCTGGCCGGGGTAGGCGAAGGTGACGTGGTCCAGGACGATTCCAGCTTCGCCGGCGGCCGAGGAGGCCTTGGACGCAGCAGCCGGCTCCGCGTACATGGTCAGTCCGAACATGCGTCCCAATCCTGCCGCAGCCTTCTGCAGTTCATCGAACTGCCCCAGGACCAGCCCGATCGGATCGAACAGCCGGTAGAAATACAGGGCGGCAGCAGTGGCCGCGCCGATCGTCACGGCGCCCTCGGAATGGAGCCAGAAGCCCACTAGCAGCACAGCGGAGAGACCAATCAGCTCCGCAAGATTGAGGCGGTTGTAGAAGCGGGTTAGGTAACCCACGCCACGCAGTGAGTGTCCGATGTTCTCCCGCGAAGCCGCCGCCACCAGATCTGCGTGGCGCGATCCAAGTCCCAGAGCCAGCACGGACGGTGATCCGTGAACGGTCTCAATAATCTGCTCGGTCCGGTTGGCCTCCGTGATCCTCACGGTGCGGTAAATGGGGGCGGTCCGCTTGAGGAACCATCGGAGGGTGAAGATCTGCAACGGGGCTGCAATCAGGACGGCCACCGCGAAGCGCCAATCGATCACTCCCAGGCCCAGCAGGGTCACGCCGATGGTGAAAGCTGCGCTGGTAAACGCCGGAAGAACCCCCGAGATTGCCTCGCTGACGGCTTCGACATCGCCGGACACGCGGGCCACGACGTCGCCGATCCCCGCCTTTTCGAGCTGATTCAGCGGTTTCCGGACGGCGGCGGCGAACACTTCTTCGCGCAGGCCGGCAAGGGCTTCCTCACAGATGCGCGCCAACAGGTTCTGGCCCAGGACTCCCAACAGCGCGCCGAGTCCACCGGCCAACAGCAGCCCGATCGCCAGCCACAGCAAGGACATGACATCCCCGCCGGTAGCTGCAATGTTGACCATCAGGCCCAGAATTGCCGGGGCGGCCAAACCGCAGCAGGAAGCAGCCAGCAGCACAAAAATGGTCAAGGTCAGCTTGCCCGGGCGCTGCGCCAACAGGCGCCACATGGCCTTCCGGGTTTGGCGGGGCGTGGCAATGGGCAGAATGTCCGCACTCACGAGCCCACCACCTCGCGGTAGCCGGCTGACGCCGCCAGAAGCTCGCGGTGCGTCCCTGTTTCCGGTGGCCCGTCCACTCCGCCCACCACCACCCGGTGACAAATGGCCAGCAACGTTGGGCTTGTGGTCACCAGAACAACGGCCTTGTCAGGGAAGTTGCGCAGGCCATCGGCGATCACCGCTTCGGTGGCGGTGTCGACGGCGGTAGTGGGGTCGTGCAGGACCAGCACAGGTTGGCGTTGGTGCAGCGAGCGCCCAAGAACCAGCCGCTGCCGCTGGCCGCCGGAAAGGCCCTGGCCATGGCCGGTAAGAACAGTTTCCGTGCCCTGGGGCAATTGCGAAATAAAATCCCCGACGGCGGCAGCGGCCATGGCGCGCTCGTCCAGCGGGGCCTCGGCTACTGACATATTGGTTTGGACGCTGCCCCGGAACAGGACGGCATCATGGGTGTCGGCAAAGACCCTGGAGCGGACCTGCAGGGGATCGAGCAGGGCGGCGTCCCGGCCATCAATGGAGATCAGGCCCGCGGGAGCGGGGATGCGGAAGCCGAGGGTATCAACCAGCTGACGCGCCTGGGTGCTGTCGGGAAGAACCACTCCTACGATTTCACCGATTGATGCGGTGAAAGGCGGGAAATCAACTCCTTCAGCGTCTGGCCGGAGCTCCAGCAGCGGAGCTGGACCACCTGTCAAGGCGAGGTCCGCCGCAGAAGCAGCTGCCGCCGTCGGACGTTCTTCCGCTTCCGGCGCGGGCACCGCCTCCGGTTCCTCCAACAGGACTGCGATCCGTGCCGCCGAGGCGCGTTTGCGCGCAAGCTCAACGCTGAGGAAACCCAGCCACGTCATGGGTCCTTGAACAAACTGTGCAACACCAACAACGGCCACCAACTGCCCCACAGTAATGGTGCCCTGGACTGCGAACCATGCTGCGAAGAACGCGATGCCGGCCAGGAAAGCGGCAGAAAGGGCGGTGCTCGCTCCCGTGTAGGCCGATTTGGCGCGGATGGCTTTCAGGGCAGATGCCAGTGAGGCGCGGCTCGCGGCACGGTAGCGGGCGATTGCTGCATCCTCGGCACCAAGGCCCTTGAGGGGGCGGGATCCTGTGATGAAATCGGTGGCCAGAGCACCGGCGCGGGCGGCCGTGGATTGTTCAACGTCGCTCCGGCTCTCCAGCGGTTTGGTGAGCCGGTGCATCACCAGCAGCATGATGGGGGTTGCCAGGAGGACGGCCAGCCCCAAGGGGACCGAAATCAGCAGGAGGGTCACCGCTGAGGTGATCACGCCCGCCGCCGCAGCCAGGCCGCCGCTGATCAGCCAGGAGAGTCCCGCAACCCTGTCCGCGTCCGAGGAGGCTATGGCCACGATTTCTCCGGGTGCACGTTTGGCGGCCATGCCACGCGGATGAAGTGTCCGCTCCACCACCAGTTGGCGGAGGTCATGTGAGCCGAAATTGAAGGATCTCTCAATGGCCAAGGTTCCGAATCTCCACGACAGGGCCAGCACCACGAACACAACTGCCAAGGCGCCGAGCCATCCAAGGAGGGCGCCGGCGTCGTTCGGTTCAATGGCGTTGTCCACGGCGGCACCGATGGTTGCCGGCACCAGAGCCTCACTGACCTGGTGCAGGGAGAGCCCTGCACAGCCTGCCACTAACAGCTTCCAGCGTCCGTTGGCGAACAACGTGAAGCTGAAGAGCCGGGAGACCTTCCAGGGTTGCTTGGTACGCCCGGGCGGGCAGGGCGGAGTGGCGGAACTGGAAGGCATGCTTAACATAGTAAGGCTCACCTAACTTTGAGAAGGCCAGATGACCCGCCAAGCTATATCGCAATCCGGACAGACCGTGGCAAACACCGAAGTGCTGCCGGACGCCCCCTCTGAGGGCGAGGCGATGTGGCCGGACTACGGCGTCTACACGGGTTATTTCGAGTGTGCGACGCCCGCAACCTGGACTGAACACGTCCACGATACTCATGAGCTGCTCTGGGGCGCCCGCGGCGTGCTGACGGTGGAGGCCGACGGCGGCTTCTTTGCCGTTCCTGCAACCTTGGGGCTCTGGATTCCTGCGGGTGTGATGCATGCGGTCAAGTCCACGCAGGGGACAGGGTTCTACTGTTCACACATTGATGTCCGGCTCGCCCCGGAACTGGCGCGCAGAACTGTCGCTGTGACTGTCCCTGCTGCCGCTCAGGAACTGCTGCGCCATATGAGCAACTTCGACATGGATGACTCCATTCGGAAATCTTCGGAGCAAGTGGTTCTGGGGCTGTTGGACGTTGTGGATGCCAGGCCGATGCTGTTGCCGATGCCCACCGACCCCCGCTTGGAGCTCATTGCCCGGGCGCTCCTGGATGATCCCGCCCTGGACCGTTCACTGGAGGAATGGAGCGTCCAGGTGTCCATCAGTGTCCGTAACCTGTCCCGCCTCTTCCATAAGGAAACGGGGATGACGTTTGCCCAATGGCGCATCCATGCCCGGGTGCGGGTTGCCCTGGGTTTACTGGCGGCCGGCTACCCGGTTTCCTCGGTCAGCAGGAGGGTGGGTTACAACAACCCGAGTGCCTTCGTTCAAGTGTTCAGAAAGGTCATGGGGCACACTCCGGGCTGGTATGTGGCCTCCCTTAAGGCCGGAAACCATCACTCTTTGGCCGGTTCTGAATAGAATCCAGCGGTTTTTCAGCTCATTGCGTTGTTAGGGTAGGTATACCTAACTTCGGCGGCCCGATTGAATACCTACAGCCGCTACCGGGAGCTCTCCGTCTCCCCTGAGAATCAAGAGGACCGCAGTGATTTCACGCTCTAAAACCATGTCTGCCGCCGTTGCGGCCATGGCATCCGCAGCCCTTCTTCTAAGCGGCTGCGCCACCACTGGTGCCAGCGCCACCGCCACATCCGAGACGCGGACGGTCCACAGTGAGGTCAAGGAAGTAGTCATGCCGGCCGAGCCCAAGAAGGCCCTGGGCATGTACACCACGGATTTGGACATGCTCATTACGCTCGGCATTCCGCTCGCCAGCCAGCAGCCCATCCGTGACAGCGGCTACTCGAGCTTCCCGTACTTCTTCGACCAGGACGCCCTCAACGGCATCACGCCGTTCACCAACTACCCGGAATTCAACTTCGAGGCCATCCTCAAAGCACAGCCGGACGTCATCCTGAACGGTCTGGGCTACGACAAGGAATTGGACGGGAAGCTCTCCGACATCGCCCCCACCTATACCTTCAACGGCTTTGACGGGAGCGACTGGCGTACCAAGTTCAAGACCGTGGCCGAGGCTTTCGGCAAGACGGAGCAGTACCAGGCGTGGATGGACAAGTACCAAGCCAAGGTGGACGACGTAAAGAAGCGCTTGGCTGAGGCCGGCAAGAGCAACCTGGTAATCGGCCCCGTGGACTACTACGAGGACCAGGTCTCGGTCAGCTGCTACGGAACGCCCTGCCTGGTCATCAGGGACCTCGGCTTGAAGGTTTCCCCGCTGGCTGACGGCGAAGGCGTCAAGCTCAGTGCCGAGCAGCTCGAACAGCTCAACGGAATCGACGCCATCATCACCACCGAGGTTCCAGAGAAGGACGGAGCCAACCCGGATGCCTTCGCTCCGCTGGCCAACAACAAGCTGTGGACTTCACTGCCCTTCGTGGCCAACAAGCAGATCCACACCTATGACCTCGAAATGATTTACGGCTCGCCGAGTGGCCAGTACGCCTTGCTGGAGAAGTTCGAAAAGGCGCTCCTGTCATGATGAGCATCTACCGGGCCGAGGTCATTTCCACACGTCTGTTGACCCCGGGAATGGTCCGGATAACCTTCGGCGGTCCCGGCCTGGCCGGATTTGAGACCACCGGTGTGGGCGACGAATACCTCCGGGTGTTCCTTCCTGATCCGGGCACCCATGAGGCGCGGCTGCCCATCTCAACCGGAGATTCCTGGGACTGGTCCAAAGACATCGAGCCGTCCGCCATGCGGACGTACACGGTCCGCGGTGTGGACGCCTCGGCCGGGACTGTGGACATTGACTTCGTAGTGCACGACGGCGGATTGGCAGCTTCCTGGGCGCAGCGCGCCAAGGTGGGTGACGTCGTCGGGCTCAACTCGCCCACTGGACTGTATGAACCTCCGGCCGGGCTGCAGTGGCAGATCCTGCTGGCTGATGCCACCGGGCTGCCCGCCGTGGCGCGGTTGGTGGAGCAGACCCCGCCCGGTGTTCGCACCCGTGTACTGATCGAGGTGGAGGATCCATCGCACCAACAGGAACTGACCCTCGGCGCCGGAACCGAAGTCGCCTGGATTTACGGCGGGAACGGCCACAGCCAGTCCCGATTGGGTGAGGTCCTGCGCTCCATGGAGTTCCCCGGCGGGGTGGGATACATCTGGGTGGCCGGCGAAACCAAGGTGCTGCGGGGAATCCGCAAGTACCTCCGGCATGAGAAGAAGCTCACGCCCGAGTCCTACAAGCTGATCGGCTACTGGACGGACAAGAGCGAGGCTTGGGAAGAGCGTTGGGAAAACCTCGACGCCGAAACCCGCCGCTGGTTTGACGAACTGTGGTCCAACGAGAAGCGCGATCGCGAGGAAATCGTGGACCTGCAGGACGCCAAGTTCGAATTGCTGGGCCTCTAAATGGCATCCGGAACCATGGCGCTGAGTTCCATAGCCGAAGCCTCAGCGGCTGACGTGCAGGACGCGGTGCCGGCTTCACCTGCTGGCGCGCGCCCTGCGGGCCTCGCCTCAGTGAACCGGTACCGCCTTCTGGGATTGCTCGCAGCAATTGGCGCTTTGGCCGTGGTTCTCTGGTTGAGCCTGGTAGTGGGCTCAAAGGACATTGACCTGGCCGCTCTCTGGCCCGCCATCACGGCCTACGATGCCTCGCCGGAACACGTGATCATCCACGATCTCCGCCTGCCCCGAACCGTCACCGGATTGGCGGTTGGTGTTGCCCTGGGCCTGTCCGGGGCGCTCATCCAGGCCCTGACACGCAACCCGTTGGCGGACCCCGGCATCCTGGGCGTCAACGCCGGTGCCGGGTTCTTCGTGGTCCTGGGTGTTGCGATCTTCGGAGTCACCACCATCCAGGAGTACATCTGGTTCTCCTTCCTCGGAGCTGTGGTTGCCACGGTTGCCGTGTACCTCATCGGGTCACGGGGGAGGGGCGGCACCACCCCGCTCCGGCTAACGCTGGCCGGCGTTGCACTCGGGGCAGTGCTGGGCGGAATCTCGTCCGGGATCACGCTGCTGCGCCCGGCCGTATTCGACAGCATGCGCAGCTGGAGCGCCGGAACGCTGAGCAACCGCACCTGGGAGATTTTCACTACCGTGGCGCCGTTCATTCTTGCGGGGACATTCATCGCCCTCGCCATGGCCCGGCCACTCAACGCGGTGGCTATGGGCGAAGACACTGCCAAGGCCCTCGGCGCCAACATTGCCGGCACCAGAGTGTGGACCATCATCGCAGTGACTTTGCTGTGCGGCGCCGCCACAGCCGCCGCAGGCCCCATCGGATTCGTGGGCCTCATGGTCCCGCACGTGGCCCGATGGTTCGTTGGCCCGGACCAACGCTGGATCCTGGCCTACACCCTGGTGCTCTCGCCAGTACTGCTCTTGGTGTCCGACATTGTGGGCCGCATTGTTCTCCGCCCCGGCGAAATGCAGGTAGGAATCATCACCGCATTCGTAGGCGCACCCGTCCTCATCTGGCTCATTCGACGCCGGAAAGTGAGCACTCTATGATGCGCACCGATCTCGCGACCCCCGTCCGGCAGGCACCAGCCATCGACTTCGGCCGGCGAACCCTCGCCGTCCGACGCTTTGGCGGACGCGTTTCCCTTCGCTTCGACGTCCGCACCCTGGTTGTCACCGCCGTCCTCGTCACCGCCGCCCTGGCGCTCGCCGTCGTCGCCCTCGGCCTGGGTGAGTTCAGCGTTGCGGTACCGGACGTAGTTTCGGCGCTGCTGGGCCAATCCAGCGGCGCCGTGCACATGGTGGTGGTGGAGTGGAGATTGCCCCGCGTACTCCTGGC contains the following coding sequences:
- a CDS encoding ABC transporter ATP-binding protein — its product is MSADILPIATPRQTRKAMWRLLAQRPGKLTLTIFVLLAASCCGLAAPAILGLMVNIAATGGDVMSLLWLAIGLLLAGGLGALLGVLGQNLLARICEEALAGLREEVFAAAVRKPLNQLEKAGIGDVVARVSGDVEAVSEAISGVLPAFTSAAFTIGVTLLGLGVIDWRFAVAVLIAAPLQIFTLRWFLKRTAPIYRTVRITEANRTEQIIETVHGSPSVLALGLGSRHADLVAAASRENIGHSLRGVGYLTRFYNRLNLAELIGLSAVLLVGFWLHSEGAVTIGAATAAALYFYRLFDPIGLVLGQFDELQKAAAGLGRMFGLTMYAEPAAASKASSAAGEAGIVLDHVTFAYPGQRPALRGVSLTVRPAERVAIVGTSGAGKTTLAKVIMGLEHPGSGTAWVGGLDSASAAPADLHSRIAMVSQEVHVFSGTLAEDLRLAKPDASAEQLSNALQAVGADWVAALDDGLDTSVGAGGHQLTPEQAQQLALARLMLKDPPIAVLDEATAEAGTGSATMLDQAAEAALAGRTSVVIAHRLSQATSADTVVVMEQGRIVESGSHQELLAAEGRYAHLWEAWNSSLSRS
- a CDS encoding Fe(3+)-siderophore ABC transporter permease, translated to MASGTMALSSIAEASAADVQDAVPASPAGARPAGLASVNRYRLLGLLAAIGALAVVLWLSLVVGSKDIDLAALWPAITAYDASPEHVIIHDLRLPRTVTGLAVGVALGLSGALIQALTRNPLADPGILGVNAGAGFFVVLGVAIFGVTTIQEYIWFSFLGAVVATVAVYLIGSRGRGGTTPLRLTLAGVALGAVLGGISSGITLLRPAVFDSMRSWSAGTLSNRTWEIFTTVAPFILAGTFIALAMARPLNAVAMGEDTAKALGANIAGTRVWTIIAVTLLCGAATAAAGPIGFVGLMVPHVARWFVGPDQRWILAYTLVLSPVLLLVSDIVGRIVLRPGEMQVGIITAFVGAPVLIWLIRRRKVSTL
- a CDS encoding siderophore-interacting protein, with amino-acid sequence MMSIYRAEVISTRLLTPGMVRITFGGPGLAGFETTGVGDEYLRVFLPDPGTHEARLPISTGDSWDWSKDIEPSAMRTYTVRGVDASAGTVDIDFVVHDGGLAASWAQRAKVGDVVGLNSPTGLYEPPAGLQWQILLADATGLPAVARLVEQTPPGVRTRVLIEVEDPSHQQELTLGAGTEVAWIYGGNGHSQSRLGEVLRSMEFPGGVGYIWVAGETKVLRGIRKYLRHEKKLTPESYKLIGYWTDKSEAWEERWENLDAETRRWFDELWSNEKRDREEIVDLQDAKFELLGL
- a CDS encoding ABC transporter substrate-binding protein, encoding MSAAVAAMASAALLLSGCATTGASATATSETRTVHSEVKEVVMPAEPKKALGMYTTDLDMLITLGIPLASQQPIRDSGYSSFPYFFDQDALNGITPFTNYPEFNFEAILKAQPDVILNGLGYDKELDGKLSDIAPTYTFNGFDGSDWRTKFKTVAEAFGKTEQYQAWMDKYQAKVDDVKKRLAEAGKSNLVIGPVDYYEDQVSVSCYGTPCLVIRDLGLKVSPLADGEGVKLSAEQLEQLNGIDAIITTEVPEKDGANPDAFAPLANNKLWTSLPFVANKQIHTYDLEMIYGSPSGQYALLEKFEKALLS
- a CDS encoding spermidine synthase, whose amino-acid sequence is MAKRAKAGRSQRSTAGVVEVPAGTRIDGPAAGVYYIDTGDCELIQDQDNSNGWLLKINGVMSSHIDLADPLLLEFEYMRWIAALVESRWPRELKPKLRALHLGGGACSMARYFHAGYPEARQVVVELDGKLADYVRGWFDLPKAPLLRIRVGEARQVTESLSPDSRDLIIRDVFAGAFTPQALTTREFTAHADSVLAPDGLYIVNSGDAPDLKNARADAATIADTFEHTMIIADPAMLKGRRYGNMIMAGSHAPFGNDPTLARRLLGGGVPAHIWDDAKVRAFAKGTPVRHDPPVETPGEGPSASAE
- a CDS encoding helix-turn-helix domain-containing protein — its product is MTRQAISQSGQTVANTEVLPDAPSEGEAMWPDYGVYTGYFECATPATWTEHVHDTHELLWGARGVLTVEADGGFFAVPATLGLWIPAGVMHAVKSTQGTGFYCSHIDVRLAPELARRTVAVTVPAAAQELLRHMSNFDMDDSIRKSSEQVVLGLLDVVDARPMLLPMPTDPRLELIARALLDDPALDRSLEEWSVQVSISVRNLSRLFHKETGMTFAQWRIHARVRVALGLLAAGYPVSSVSRRVGYNNPSAFVQVFRKVMGHTPGWYVASLKAGNHHSLAGSE
- a CDS encoding ABC transporter ATP-binding protein, with the protein product MPSSSATPPCPPGRTKQPWKVSRLFSFTLFANGRWKLLVAGCAGLSLHQVSEALVPATIGAAVDNAIEPNDAGALLGWLGALAVVFVVLALSWRFGTLAIERSFNFGSHDLRQLVVERTLHPRGMAAKRAPGEIVAIASSDADRVAGLSWLISGGLAAAAGVITSAVTLLLISVPLGLAVLLATPIMLLVMHRLTKPLESRSDVEQSTAARAGALATDFITGSRPLKGLGAEDAAIARYRAASRASLASALKAIRAKSAYTGASTALSAAFLAGIAFFAAWFAVQGTITVGQLVAVVGVAQFVQGPMTWLGFLSVELARKRASAARIAVLLEEPEAVPAPEAEERPTAAAASAADLALTGGPAPLLELRPDAEGVDFPPFTASIGEIVGVVLPDSTQARQLVDTLGFRIPAPAGLISIDGRDAALLDPLQVRSRVFADTHDAVLFRGSVQTNMSVAEAPLDERAMAAAAVGDFISQLPQGTETVLTGHGQGLSGGQRQRLVLGRSLHQRQPVLVLHDPTTAVDTATEAVIADGLRNFPDKAVVLVTTSPTLLAICHRVVVGGVDGPPETGTHRELLAASAGYREVVGS